CAACGAATCAAATGAATCTAAATTATAACCTAAGCACAACGGGTCTCCATTTTTCGGGGCAATCTCAGATCAACCCGTTTGCTTTTCCAGCAGCCGATTCCAAAGATTCACGGATATCAGCCATCATAGGCGCAGTGAAAAAGTTAAAACGCAGATACAATATATCGCCTTCCAAATAGGTTTCCTCAAATTCAATTCTTTGAGGAGGCAGATATCCTACAGATACCGACAGCTCCCGAACATCGGCTTTCGGTATGAGGTAGGTCTTTAGCACTTTACCTTCAAGTGGATACCAATCAGTTCGAATTTTGCGACCGCTAGTACCTTGCACGATCGCGTTCAGGTAAAAATCGATATCGAAGCGAATACGCTTCTCCAGGATATCTCGTTTAAAAAAAGGCGCAATAAGGCTTTTGACAGATTTTTGATGAATGGACTTGAGCTTCCAACCTACTTTTATTCCGGCGGCAGCGGCAGGAGATTCCTTATCCACGCCAGTCACGTAAACCTGACCTTCAAAATATTTAAGGTTGAGGCCTACATACCCACCTCGCGGATAACGATCCAATGGTTTTGCCGAACTGCTGATTATATTATAGTGAGATAAATCGAGCTCATTGAGCATGTCCTGAAGAAGCGTAACCAAGTCGGTTCGATTCCGCACCTTTCTCAACCTGGACCGATACTCATTTCGAATGGCACCCCAATCCAATCCCCCAAAGGTCTCATCCCAATGGGATTCCTGAACCGTTTCCCAAACCAAATCAAAGGACTGCTCAAATGCTTCTTCTCTGGTTAGGAACCCGAAAGAAACCAGCGGAAAAATAACTGTCCACAGACTCAGCCAGACGAACTTCTGAACATATAATTTAAACTTCCTAAACATTTGTTGTAAAAACACTCCTGATTCGGGCGAAAATATTCAATTCTTTATCATCTAGGAGCTTCCCCTTGAGATTTAATCCCAGAAAATATCGTATTGAAACTAATCTGTTATCTCAAATGAGCTTCAATACTATTCATACTATCAGCTTCGATGCCACCGGAACCTTATTCGATCCTTTTCCTTCGATAGGTGCAATCTACTCAGAAATCCTCCAAGAGCATGGTGTGAGTATTTCGGAACCAGACCTGGAAATGCGCTTTATGGTCGAATTCCATAAATCGAGGAATCTACCAATGAAATCCATAGACGAGACCAGCGAAAAGAATCGTTGGAGATGCGTTCTGGAAAGTATTCTCAAGGAAGACTATTCAGAGGCTATCTTTGATTCCCTATGGGAAACGATGGGACAAGGAAACCGATGGAAAGCAAAACCTATGCTGCGAAGGACCCTGCAAGCGCTTAAGGAAGCTGGATTCCGTCTAGTGGTTGTTTCAAATTGGGATAATCGGCTCTACCGGATTTTGTCCGATTTGAATATCGATGGCTATTTCGACCAGGTGTTTATTTCAACCGAGTTGGGTGCCGAAAAACCATCGGAAGAGGTATTCACCCGTGTTTCCCGCAATTTGGCCGCGGCTCCGCGAACTTTGCTTCATATTGGGAATAGTCCGGCCAATGACTTCAAGCCTGCCATCCGCGCTGGCTGGAATGCGTTATTGCTCCACAACCGGATTCCTCATGGATTGGAACCAGGCAACGTTTTGGGATCTATAGATCAACTACCTGAAGTTCTCAAATCGGAACAAACGGTCAGTTAAAAATACCATTCAGGCAAAAAAGACTTAACAATGAACCCGGAATGATTTCGGTTTCACTGGACAGGTGTGAATACCAGGCCTTAAGAGTGGTCTAGTTTCGAAGAATAAACTGCCATGCCCAAATCCAGCAACTTCAGTCGTAAAACCAACAACTTGATAGCTTCCCTAAGAGGATTGCCCAGAGATAAATCGAGGGCATTTTGGAAAGATGAGAAGGATCTCGACTCGGTAATGGACAGGGTGATTCAGAAGTTTCAAATCACTGAATCGCGCCCCGAAGAAGCCATATTGGCAGACTGGACATCTATTGTCGGAGATCGCAACGCTTCCCATTCGCACCCTCATCGCCTGGATCATGGATTCCGCTTGTACGTGCTGGTAAACAACCCCGTGGTTAAACAGGAAATGCAATTTCATAAAAAAATGATATTGGCCCGGCTCACCAACATTCCCGGGTGTGAGGGAATTCGGGAGATCATTTTTCGGGCGGGATAGCCCCTGAAAAGGTTAAGGCAGATGTAAACCTTGGACAATTACTTCAGCAGTTAATTACAACTCAGCCCGGCAGTATAAATAATTAATTCTGTGACTGTACAGAGTAACAAAATCTTATAGCCATAGATATTGACTATACGGAAATAACCAATTGGATTAACGCGTTTTACACCTTAATTCAATCGCCGCCAAAAAACATCCCATGGGCACTGAGTCCACTTTCGCCGAAGAATTTAAAGAACTAAAGAGTGTCGTAATACGTTTCGCAGGAGATTCCGGAGACGGCATGCAAACCATCGGGGAGCGATTTACGGATAGTAGCGCCGCTTTTGGAAACGACCTGGCTACATTTCCGGATTTTCCAGCGGAAATTCGTGCACCAGCCGGAACCATTCCGGGAGTATCTGCATTCCAGATACAAATTGGAAGTACGGAGATCCTGACAGCGGGCGACTCACCTGATACTTTGATTGCCATGAACCCGGCCGCGCTCAAAGTGCACCTCCGTGATTTGGAAAAGGAAGGCTTGCTGATTGTAAACTCTGCGGCCTTCACTCCAGAGAATCTAAAGATGGCTGGTTATGAATCCAACCCTTTGAAAGACCCGGAGCTAATGGCAAAGTATGAGGTGATCCAGATCGATATCAATCACTTCACTAAAGAGTCTTTAAACGAAACCGAACTGTCTGCGAAGGATAAGCTCCGCTGTAAGAATTTCTTTGCTCTTGGTTACATTTATTGGATTTACAGCCGCCCGATTGATACAACGGTAGAATTTATCAGATCAAAGTGGAGCCGTCGTTCACCCATTTTGGCAGAAGCAAATATCAAGGTTTTGAAGTCCGGTTACTACTTTGGCGAAACCACAGAAACTTCCAGAAACCGTTACATGGTGGCCAAAGCCGAGGTGGAGACAGGGCTTTATAGAAAGATTTCCGGCAACGAAGCTTTGGTTCTTGGATTGATCGCCGGTGCTAAAAAGGCAGATCGAAAATTATTTTATTCCGGTTATCCGATAACTCCTGCCTCTTCGATTCTGGAGATGCTATCCAGTTACAAACATTTTGGCGTTAAGACCCTCCAAGCAGAGGACGAAATTGCCGCCATCGGTGCAGCCATTGGTGCAAGTTTCGTGGGGAGCCTGGGAGTCACTGGAACCAGTGGACCGGGCATGTGTTTAAAGGCGGAATTTATTGGATTGGCCACATCAACCGAATTACCTCTTGTTATTCTAAATATTCAACGCGGAGGACCGAGCACCGGTCTGCCAACCAAGACAGAGCAAAGCGATCTGCTCCAAGCTGTGTATGGTCGCCATAGCGATGCAACTATCCCCGTAATAGCAGCCAACAGCGCTTCCAACTGTTTTGAAACGGCCATTGAAGCCATTCGTATCGCATTAACCTATTCCACACCGGTTATCGTGCTGAGCGACCTTTATATAGCCAACGGCGCCGAACCGTGGAAAATTCCATCCGTTGAATCTATTCCTGAAATAAAGGTGGCGTTTGCAAAAGAAGGTGAGCCTTACAAAACCTTTGCCCGTAACGAAGAAACGCTTGCCCGAACACTGGCAATTCCTGGTCAAAAAGGATTGGAACACAGAATCGGTGGATTGGAAAAAGACGAAGCGGGCAGTGTGAGCTATGATCCGGAAAACCACGAAGAAATGACTCAGATTCGTAATGATAAGATAGCACGCATTGCAAATTCGATTCCGCCAACAAAACTAATTGGTGAAGATTCTGGTAAAGTTCTGGTAGTTGGGTGGGGTGGAACATATGGATCCATCACGGCTGCGGTTAGTGCCATGCAAGCTGAAGGCTTTTCTGTCAGCAGCGCACACCTCACCCACTTACATCCACTCCCGAAGGACCTAAAAGAAATCATGGGACGGTTCGAAAAAGTGATGATTCCTGAATTAAATATGGGGCAACTAAATGTCCTCATTCGTTCGCAGCTTTTGGTAGAAACAATTCCATTCAATAAAGTACAAGGCCAACCATTTAAGGTAAAAGAACTTACCCAAAAGATCCACGAATTGCTTCAAGACTGAAGCACCTACCTGCCCACCTCCAGCATTTCCCGCCATGACTACTGAAATAATAGAAGAAAAACAGACTAAAAAAGATTTTGTAACGCCCAATGACGTTCGTTGGTGCCCCGGTTGCGGAGACTATGCCATTTTGAACTCGCTGCAACGAACGTTGCCAGAGTTGGGCATTCCCAAGGAAAACTATGTGGTGGTGAGTGGCATTGGTTGTTCGAGCCGGTTCCCCTACTATATGAATACCTACGGGTTTCACACGATTCATGGTCGGGCACCCACCGTAACAACTGGAGTAAAAGTTGCGAATCCCGATCTTTCCGTATGGATGATTACCGGAGACGGAGATGGATTAAGCATTGGTGGTAATCATTTGATGCACGTATTGCGTCGTAATGTGAATATCAACATCTTACTGTTCAACAACCGCGTGTATGGTCTGACCAAAGGCCAATATAGCCCCACTTCGCCGGTTGGAACGAAAACCAAAACTACGCCCATGGGTTCTATCGACAACCCTTTGAATCCCATCCTTTTCGCCCTGGGAGCCGAAGCTACTTTTATAGCCAGGACAATTGATACCAACCCGAAGCATATGATGGAGACCTTCAAAGCTGCCCATGAGCACCAGGGAGTTTCATTTGTAGAAATCCTTCAGAACTGCGTGATCTTCAACGACAAGACGTGGGATCCGGTTTATGGGCGCGAAAATCGGGATAACAACCTCCTGCACCTTGAAGATGGTCAACCAATGGTTTTCGGGAAAGAGGAGAAAAAAGGAATTGTATGGAATGGCTCCCAACCGGAAATCATCACATTGGGAGATGCCTCCCCTGAAGAAAAAAATGTGATGATCCATACACCTGACCGGCCGGGCTCCCTATATACCGCGATGCTCGCCGAAATGACCTTCCCGGATTTCCCTACTCCCATTGGCGTACTAAGGAAAGTTGAAAAACCGACCTACGATGCTCAGATCAACCAACAGGTGGATGCAGCAATTGACCAACGTGACGGTAAAGCCGATTTGCAGGAGCTGATTAACGGAGCACATACCTGGACGGTTTAACCGGAATACCAGTCAGCTAAACCTGGGCTGGAATCCCCGAAAACCCTGAGATTTTAAGGTTTCAAATCCAGATAGAAAAACCTTGCCAAGCAAATTGTGCATGCGCATTTTTACGCGCTTACCGTTAGGGTAGAAGCCTCCGACAAGGACTTCTCTCCGCGACACCCATCCGGGAAAACGGTGGATTTGGCTCCGGCTAGGTCCAGGCAATCAAGCCAATCGTCGTGAAAATCCAAATTAACATTATGTCGAAGAATAGCAAAATAGATAAACAACCCATCATTCAGAAGTTTCGCAAAAGCGATGCTGACACCGGATCATCAGAAGTCCAAATCGCTCTATTGAGTGCAAGGATCACACAACTGACCGATCACCTGCGTGTTCACCGGAAAGACTATCACTCCCGTCGTGGACTGATCGCCTTGGCTAGCCGGAGACGCAAACTCCTTGATTACGTAAAGCGGCACGATCTCAACAAATACAAACATATGTTGGAACAGCTCAAGCTACGCCGTTAACCCGTATTCAAACCTACACACATTGTGCATAGAATAGTCTCTGATCTCATACGAGGCAGGCGCATGATTCTTGTACCTATTAGAAGAAAGGCGGGTTCAGTGATCGTAGGCTAATTGCCTCATATCACTAATTCTTGAAAGTCCCCGCCTGTAACACTGAGAAAAAATCATATAATGAAGCAAAAACATTCAGTTACAGTCGACGGACTAGGAATCACAATTTCCACCGGCGATATAGCAAAACAGTCAAGCGGTGCCGTCACCGTTAGTCTTGGGGAAACTACCCTATTCGTATCCGCAACCGTGGCCGAGGAGCTGCGCCCGGACCAAAATTGGTTTCCGCTCACCGTAGATTATCGCGAAAAATACTCAGCCGCAGGTCGTTTTCCTGGTGGCTACTTCAAACGCGAAGGTCGACCAAGCGAGAAGGAAATATTAACCTCCCGCTTATGCGATCGACCACTCCGTCCGTTGTTTCCAAAAGGCTTTTTGAATGAGATCCAAGTTATTGGCATCTTGCTCTCTACCGATCTGGTCAACGATGCCGATATCCTCATGGTTAACGGTGCTTCCGCCGCGATCTTGATTTCTGACATTCCCTGGAATGGCCCAGTAGGTTGTATTCGTTTGGCCCAAATTGATGGTGAGTTTGTCGTCAATCCGACCAATGAACAACAGTGTGACTCGGATCTCGACCTCATTTATGTAGGAACGGAAACCGAAATGCTTATGATCGAAGGTTCTGCCGATCAGATTCCAGAAGCTCGTTTCATTGAAGCACTGGAGTATTCACAAAAAGCTATCCAACCGATCATCGCTTCTCAAAGAGAATTGGCGAAGTTAGCCGGCAAAGAAAAACGTGAATTTGCTCTTTATAATGTAACAGACGAAAACTTGAAGATCGTGCGCGATCTTATCGGTGACCGCCTGAAAGCGGCCGTCTACACCTCCAAAAAGACGGAGCGTCGCGCAGCGGTTAAGGCTTTGAAAGAAGAAGCTGAGGCAGCACTGATCGAAGCTAACGCCGAGGGAGAATACGACAAAAACCAACTGAGTATTGCCATGGAAATCCTGCAAGAAGAAGTCTACCGAAGCGGTATTCTTGCGGATAAGACACGCGCTGACGGACGAGCTCCTTTGGACCTTCGCAAAATCACTTGTGACGTAGACATACTTCCAACGGTACACGGTTCTGCCATGTTTTCACGGGGTGAAACACAAACGCTTGGATTACTAACCTTGGGCGGAATGAGCGATGCTCAATCACTGGATGCCATTACTGGAGGAAGCAAAGAAAAGTCATTCATACTTCATTACAATTTCCCTCCCTATTCGGTCGGTGAAACAGGGCGCTTTGGCATTCCTGGTCGCCGTGAAATTGGGCATGGAGCATTGGCAGAACGTTCCCTTCTACCCGTAATTCCTGCGGAAGAAGAGTTCCCCTACTCTGTCCGAATCGTTTCTGAAATCATGGAA
The window above is part of the Verrucomicrobiota bacterium genome. Proteins encoded here:
- a CDS encoding HAD-IA family hydrolase, with the protein product MSFNTIHTISFDATGTLFDPFPSIGAIYSEILQEHGVSISEPDLEMRFMVEFHKSRNLPMKSIDETSEKNRWRCVLESILKEDYSEAIFDSLWETMGQGNRWKAKPMLRRTLQALKEAGFRLVVVSNWDNRLYRILSDLNIDGYFDQVFISTELGAEKPSEEVFTRVSRNLAAAPRTLLHIGNSPANDFKPAIRAGWNALLLHNRIPHGLEPGNVLGSIDQLPEVLKSEQTVS
- a CDS encoding DUF721 domain-containing protein; its protein translation is MPKSSNFSRKTNNLIASLRGLPRDKSRAFWKDEKDLDSVMDRVIQKFQITESRPEEAILADWTSIVGDRNASHSHPHRLDHGFRLYVLVNNPVVKQEMQFHKKMILARLTNIPGCEGIREIIFRAG
- a CDS encoding 2-oxoacid:acceptor oxidoreductase subunit alpha, whose protein sequence is MGTESTFAEEFKELKSVVIRFAGDSGDGMQTIGERFTDSSAAFGNDLATFPDFPAEIRAPAGTIPGVSAFQIQIGSTEILTAGDSPDTLIAMNPAALKVHLRDLEKEGLLIVNSAAFTPENLKMAGYESNPLKDPELMAKYEVIQIDINHFTKESLNETELSAKDKLRCKNFFALGYIYWIYSRPIDTTVEFIRSKWSRRSPILAEANIKVLKSGYYFGETTETSRNRYMVAKAEVETGLYRKISGNEALVLGLIAGAKKADRKLFYSGYPITPASSILEMLSSYKHFGVKTLQAEDEIAAIGAAIGASFVGSLGVTGTSGPGMCLKAEFIGLATSTELPLVILNIQRGGPSTGLPTKTEQSDLLQAVYGRHSDATIPVIAANSASNCFETAIEAIRIALTYSTPVIVLSDLYIANGAEPWKIPSVESIPEIKVAFAKEGEPYKTFARNEETLARTLAIPGQKGLEHRIGGLEKDEAGSVSYDPENHEEMTQIRNDKIARIANSIPPTKLIGEDSGKVLVVGWGGTYGSITAAVSAMQAEGFSVSSAHLTHLHPLPKDLKEIMGRFEKVMIPELNMGQLNVLIRSQLLVETIPFNKVQGQPFKVKELTQKIHELLQD
- a CDS encoding 2-oxoacid:ferredoxin oxidoreductase subunit beta, with translation MTTEIIEEKQTKKDFVTPNDVRWCPGCGDYAILNSLQRTLPELGIPKENYVVVSGIGCSSRFPYYMNTYGFHTIHGRAPTVTTGVKVANPDLSVWMITGDGDGLSIGGNHLMHVLRRNVNINILLFNNRVYGLTKGQYSPTSPVGTKTKTTPMGSIDNPLNPILFALGAEATFIARTIDTNPKHMMETFKAAHEHQGVSFVEILQNCVIFNDKTWDPVYGRENRDNNLLHLEDGQPMVFGKEEKKGIVWNGSQPEIITLGDASPEEKNVMIHTPDRPGSLYTAMLAEMTFPDFPTPIGVLRKVEKPTYDAQINQQVDAAIDQRDGKADLQELINGAHTWTV
- the rpsO gene encoding 30S ribosomal protein S15 codes for the protein MSKNSKIDKQPIIQKFRKSDADTGSSEVQIALLSARITQLTDHLRVHRKDYHSRRGLIALASRRRKLLDYVKRHDLNKYKHMLEQLKLRR
- the pnp gene encoding polyribonucleotide nucleotidyltransferase — protein: MKQKHSVTVDGLGITISTGDIAKQSSGAVTVSLGETTLFVSATVAEELRPDQNWFPLTVDYREKYSAAGRFPGGYFKREGRPSEKEILTSRLCDRPLRPLFPKGFLNEIQVIGILLSTDLVNDADILMVNGASAAILISDIPWNGPVGCIRLAQIDGEFVVNPTNEQQCDSDLDLIYVGTETEMLMIEGSADQIPEARFIEALEYSQKAIQPIIASQRELAKLAGKEKREFALYNVTDENLKIVRDLIGDRLKAAVYTSKKTERRAAVKALKEEAEAALIEANAEGEYDKNQLSIAMEILQEEVYRSGILADKTRADGRAPLDLRKITCDVDILPTVHGSAMFSRGETQTLGLLTLGGMSDAQSLDAITGGSKEKSFILHYNFPPYSVGETGRFGIPGRREIGHGALAERSLLPVIPAEEEFPYSVRIVSEIMESNGSTSMASVCAGCLALMDAGVPIIAPVAGISTGLVTEKNEAGEYTKKIVLVDIIGDEDHFGDMDFKICGTREGITGFQLDLKINGLPHDTMVEAVKESFDARMKILDAMAEAMPQARAEVKENAPRIQTIQIDPEKIGLLIGPGGKNIRRMTEVSGANIEIDSDNSGKVYIYSNNKQSLEIAFNEIKMLTAEIEVGAIYRGTVKSVKDFGVFVEALPGKEGLVHISELADFRVNKTEDVAKLGDEIWVKCIGIDDKGRVKLSRKAAMAEREAASEEPAGVAAEDESENS